The following is a genomic window from Mya arenaria isolate MELC-2E11 chromosome 4, ASM2691426v1.
tttatgtggtaaaatgagttaaaactgagattgagatttgacctGAGTTTTTTTCCCTGACTTATCTGGATTTTACAAGGTGACCCCTTGTAAATTGacatcatttaaagaaaactaacTAGTAAAAATAATGCATGAAAGTACGTTCAACACAAAGTTCTTGTAATCTGTATTTTTGGTCTTTAGTTCGCACATCGCACATGAAATGACCTATTTTGCAATCTAGCATGGCCAAAAAGCGAGTTTctgataattattttcagtaCGTATTCTGCTCTATTTACTAAAGCCGtaatctcacagatttaccgtttttgcgttaatatctgcaaaccagtgataaaagactgctgacaaaatattagatcgcagttgttcatatttcagttaaaaaactaaaaactaaTGATTTATGGCCTAAAGCGTTACTAGAAAACATCAGTTGttgaacttaaatagaaaaatctgtgACTATTTTTGCCAGGagtcttatatgaatggtttacatgcattttcgtataaattggatcgttccaagacaaaaaataaaaaaaaaagttgtcaaaacgttcaatctgtgagagtgtagctttaaacacttccaaatgataccaaaatatatGGGGTTATCAAGCAAGTTCACATATTTGTGTATTTGATATCTTAAACAACAGAGGGAGGATATGTTCGCGGAAGTATTCATTCTAAACTAGGTCATAATCACACGCACAAACGCCATCTTTGAGCTGTAACAACACGCTACATTTAActcacaaaatatgtttgttttagagACCAACATAAACGAATAGTCAAAACGTCCATTCAATGATTCGGGCGGCCTGTCTACTGCtgtataaacatgaacatatgtTCGACCTATGTTTGCAAAGGATGGCGGCACTGTTATCCCATATTGGTTTGACAGGCACTGCAATTCATAATATTAGATAAACATCAGCATTGATATGGattccaaataaaataaatatttctataatttccGATCTCTTTCTGTTTCGTATTTTGATCGTTAATCTGTGTCTTAAATATTTTCGTTTGttgtttcaaaactatttacTCTCCAATGTTTCTGCAGAAGTGAAATGAGAAACGGATGTTACATATATTGTGCGTCAATGgtgcaatgaaaactacagggacaagcctagtagtCGAAACAAACCAAACCTGTTAAGCAACGTGGGTAGGAGTTTTAAATTAAGAACTACCGAACAGAGTCTCattaatatttgacatttaaacaacGTAAGATGTGAGTATGGGCGATATTTTATTGCATCCACATGGCTCCAACAAACTACAGtgaatatcaataatacaatgaaaactacagggacaaagtaaaaaaataaaatgaaataaattaaaaaaaataaaccctttttTCAACATGGTTATgagtatttaaattaaagacTACCGGACCCAGTCTCTGTAAGACTGGAAATTAAAAAGCCAAATatgtgtaacggtccgctgtaggcggcggatgtgcgttcatagtctccacttCTATGCGCTTGCTAGAGCTCAGCtgtcctgtgaggcatagtaagttagaacttcaacaatctttaaagctctgctttcctgatGGTTGAAGTGTAACGGTCCCCTGTAGGCGGCAGAGGTCTACAGCGGCGGAGGTGCGTTcgtaataatattccgtataaaacggaagtacgttcataccggatataaacttggttggtaatatgcaaattagcaaagcccgggttatgtgagaatagagaagttagtgtatataaagaccagtggagcCCTTCAgtgtcgagcatgcttttccctaaagggatctgttggtgtttcattacgccagaaagttCGACAATCTGGTGTTTCATTCACTGTCgcacaatatatatgtttgcagtCATTGTCACTTTTTGTCCTTGTGGTCAAAGCCGATAACCTTCTGCGGACTCCAATGATTATAGTAGTAAGAGTCTGAAATTTCGTATTCAGAAATCATTTTTTCTATTGCTAGATCACTATTTGTACATACTTGAACCAACTGTATGATAAATTTACTGATTTATTCTACAACGGTTGtgaaaattgttatattaacttaatgTGGTAAGTCaatctcgttggcacgatatgCTAGTTTGTGTTGTGTGGGAATCCGGAGTCCCCGTAGAAAACCAACTTGGGCGGCTTGGTGACTACAAACCAAACTTACAAGCGCCCAGACCAGGAATCGTTATGCGGTTTAATACTGATTAAATCACTGAACAGTCTGGAATAATGGAGCATATATATGAACCCAGTCTATGTCCAGTAGACAGGCCCCTATTATCATATTGTGTGTGCCTGATCTTATATTCAGTCTTCCATCTGAGAGCTGGATAAATGCTCATTAAAGCTGTTCAGAGAATTCTCATGAGATGAACAAATAGCCGGAGATACCTCGTAATTACCTACATTGAATTTGTAACCTATTTCTTCCGCTTTTATTTCTTTCTATATTGGTCCACATGTaacaatatgaataaatatttcattgatttaattAATAAGATCATACAAAAAATGCTACAGCTATCAGGCGCGGATCTATGATTTGACGTTTTAAGGGGCGTACTTAAGTGCGCACCTCCACGACATGAACCGCCTTCCCCAGGAACACCCCGAAATAGGATGGACACATGTCAAGTTTGGCTATTTCTATAGTCTACTTATCTAAGATGATGCCAACTAAAGAGACAAACACAAAAGCTTAAATATACCCAAGATCCTGATTTAagtcaaacaaacaccaaacaagagacacagcgcaacaaaacaacacacattgcacacatatttcaaaataccgGTATTGGTAATTGTTAGGGTCACCGCTTTGGTGATCAACACCAATTGTCATTTGTATTGATCTGAACTGTTTGCCTGTCAGTGATATCTCTTGTTAAGTTCTTGCTGGTTTCATCTTGAATCGGATAAACATTTGGACTGGGTGCAGATTAGCTGCTAGATATTAGTAAtagtaagatgacctgaattaaaatcttaatgactaagaacgggcggagtgagcgtcatctaactgacttagaatacaatgcCAATGGTTGATACAGTGTCAAATCAAAACCTGACGCAGTGAGTGTGTTTTGGATGAGTGGCAGCGGGCGGTCCTTTAAATACacacgaaaattgaaattcttaatgattgagtctactacttaatggttgcctatctgtagttcattggctgtaaatgtaggttgtattctaactttgtttttaccatttaggcagcatgtccctgtagttccatTTCGTTTGAATTACGGCCTTTGGTCTTGTGTCTGTTGTCCAAGCCTGTTTGTAGTATCAATTTTAACCGCTAGTTTCTACTGTAGTAATGTTACAATTATCGAGTATAGAAACATAATCCATTTTTGTTTTCCCTAGAACTTAAATAGATAACAAACGAAAACAGACAAACACAATAAGCATGCTGTTTTCAACACAATTGGATATACGTACAgattaaaagcaaataaaaaataaatcatcaacaTCCATTGATTGCTTATTCACTTCAAAACATCACAAGCcattagatatatattttaatctgCATCATGGGAAGTTAACTTTACTTGAATCATATACATACCCAACGGAATCCCATATGCTATGGTTAAAGAGGGGGTAGTGCCAGACCTATTTAGCCAGCAAAACATGTGTCGCTACAAGATAAACGTATATTTGTGATTGttcatgataaaatatattatatatagcgCATATTGTAAACTTATCCGTTTTTAACATTGGCTTTGTTATTGTTAGCTTGTGCAGCTGATAACTTAAGCAGTAAACCTAAAGGCAATGCGAGTCTTCTTAATGTCTTAATAAAACATTCCGGTAACCATGGTTTCTTGGACTGCAGCTCATATCGCTTAACGCATAAACACGGAGTAAAGTGAGACAACTATGCACGTTGGAGTAATACATGCTGTTATACAGtgtcacaaaataaatattataaaataaatggctGTTATTAGAAATGTTGTGCATAATttagtttttgtaaatattccatgcattgaataaaatgagcttttttaattttttgctcctcgtttaaacatatttatcgTGACACTTCTCATATCTCAAAAAATAGTTGTAATGTCATGTACACGTGCAaattctttgtttatatatatatatgtataactatattttgtttatctttattGCACATGCTCAGAAGTGTACACGGTTAAATCCATTATGAAAGTAATATTATCGAGAAGTCATAACCCACAATTGATTTCAAGGCAGGTACGTGTATATaacattaacttatttttatttttcaggattTCTGTTGCCACCACCGAAATACAGCGAAGCACTAAGATATCCAAAACCAGACAGTTTTACAACAAGTCCCAGACAATTTAACTGCCAAAGTGTCGTCAATATAAGTGACGaaacatatttgttctcaaataGCTCAGATCCCGCGGAAATACCCTACACCAACTTAGACAGTCATAACCATAGTCATGGAGACACGTTTGGGTCTAAGCTTAAAATAAACGCATGTAAGAAGTGTAACGATGGTAAGCCTCTAATTCCATTAGAGGCCATACCTGAAACCCTGGCGTCGTCAGGGGGAAATTGTGTAGAGAAAACTTACGCGCAGTTGGAGGTGGTTGCTGCCGGGCACACAAGCTTTACGACCCTCAAAGAAGGGGATACTAAGGCGGAAGTACGTGCGAAGAACGATTGCAACTCAAAAGAGTTGGCCAGCCAGGCTATGTGCGGTGTTGGGGCGAGAGACGGCTGTGAAGGGTTGGCGGAGGTTATGGGAGGGATGAATCACTGCAGGGAGGTCGCTTCTGCCAATGCTAAAGTAATGCCTGTGCCATTGAACGGCATGATCACTCCTGATAAAATGATGGTTGAAACGTTGCTTAGTGAGATGAGTGAAATCAACAATGACTCTCTTCTTGTCAATGGAGACATTGAGGACATGAACGGTGATATATCTGATCTAGATGATTTTGACAATGATTTGCCTCCGCCTCCAAGAGAAGTGCTGGAGATGGAATGTAGCATGGAACCAGAAGCCCAGACTGAACACGATTTACATGATCTAGCACAAGTATTATCCCGAGAGGCAACAGAAAGGAGAGACAGTGACTCTGGTAGCAGTGAGCATGCACCTCTCTTGCAGCAACCACCTGATGCTCAATCAAATTATCCCAAAGATACTTTCGACGAAAATGTCGACGAAAGTATTAAGTACAAAAGAAAGGTTGATAATGGTCATGAATATGCTGAAAGCGGTTATACAGAATCTAGCCAAATGGAATTTAGGGAACATCTTTTTAACAAATCAAACGATCATGCTGTGGATACTGTTGTTTATTCGGAACCGGAGTTTTCATCCTCAGATATATCGATAAAAAAATCCGGTGGATCGCCAAAAAGTGCAATCGACATGTGTCAGAGAACACTTAAAAGAACTAACAACGGCATGGATCACACTGTGTATGAATTGAGTCCTTCAGAATCGTTCTGTTACTCCGCAGACAATGTGCAAGATGACAGTAAAAGGCTTCAAGAGCATTCGAGCAATGAAGCCATATGTAGAATAGGACGAAGTTCATCAAGTTTGACAGAGCCTACTAAGAAAAGACAACCCTTAAGCAGAGATACGAGTGTTTCGTTCAAGAAACCGCTAGTAGTTGGACCGCGGGGCGGAGAACGGGCGTCTGTCCGGGTAGATATGCAACCACGTGACGGTGAGGTGGAACCAGCGGACGGGGAGCCCCTGGTTACCCCTAACACCCACAACTCTATCACCTCCATACCCTCAAACATTGTACGTAACTACGTTGtatagttattattttaatctgTTGATATAGCTGCAGAATCGTATTCAGTACGAGTATAAAATTGTAGTCCAAATTTAGTCATTTTCaacttttataaatacatgtattatgcaACTTGTATCATTTGAGTCGAACGTTCCaataattgatacatgtattCGGGTGACAGGCATTGGCAGTGAGAAAAACGAATTAATACAGCATGATTAAATAGCGTTCTTCCATGCAAGTGAAAGTTTAGAGCAGATATATATTCCATTGTTTGTGAGTTTTGTTGGCTTGCGAACTGTTATACTTAAGGCccttttgttaaacaaatgttttgaggAGCTACTATATTGTCTATGAATGCATTTTCTTCTCGGGAGATTTAGTtggataaaatgtatatatccTATCTATTTCATATATGTAACACAATACAGTTTTCTAAAAGTACCAGGAAACGGCTTTGTTCGCCACATGATTTCGTCTTTTATATTCATAAGTGCACTCCGCCCACATAtatgaagacattttaccaCAGTTGTTGATAAGGACaatgtcaaattttgcaatcaTTAGACACCAAATGATAATGCAGTTCATGTAGGTTTTTTGATAGCAATCAATTCATAGGCAACATTCTAACTAGTTTCAACATAATGCATTCGGTAGAACATATTAAGAAGTAGACCATTGTATCGCCAACTAAAACATCAACATCGCCAGGGGATGCCAACGCTCGTTAGTTCTTCCATCGATTAAGTGGCATTTCACGACACGCATATTTAGCTATAGTTATCGGACTTGCTATACATTAATGTGCATGTGCAGACAAATTCACAATTCTTATCAGTTTCTTGTAAACATCAGATTTTAACTATTTGTACGTCAACGACGTCACAAAGACGGTAGTTATATCTcgataaacaaaaacaatcgaTTTCGAtttgttgaaaaacaacaaccaatgTTATAACAGTTTTCTGCCttaatttaaagtttgtttttccCGTGTTTCAGAACCTGGAGGACAGCCGTACCTATTACAAGCGCAAGGCGGCGGACAGAGGGACGCTCTACTGCGCCATCGGGGGCATCACCGTCGTCGCCATCATCGTGTTCTTGCTCATCTACTTCGCATAGACGCTTGCTTCTCCAGTTTCCTGGCCGTTTGTTTGCATTAttgactgtttttgttttccatccctgttcatgtttgtatattaaGATATTTCATTGCAGTGTTCAAGTTTATTAAATTAGCGAATTGCTCTTGTCTTGCTGTAGCATTTAGACAGTAAAAATCACCCTGGCAAACACACGATGTTAAGCAAACAACAGCACCATCAAATTGTGCAGAAGTCCAATGCTGACATGTCTGCACATCGCTGTAACTGTGCcataaaatgatttgaaaatataatatataccgTATACTACCACATTGAAGAATCACCTTTAACTTGAATCGAAGGAGCCGCCGATGCTTATGTCGTTTGATGTCCAGGCGAACTGCTGCGGGTGGCTAGATTTTCAGGTTGACACGAATCGAAAGTCTTCGTACACGTTTG
Proteins encoded in this region:
- the LOC128232549 gene encoding uncharacterized protein LOC128232549; the protein is MSRVLHTSGFLLPPPKYSEALRYPKPDSFTTSPRQFNCQSVVNISDETYLFSNSSDPAEIPYTNLDSHNHSHGDTFGSKLKINACKKCNDGKPLIPLEAIPETLASSGGNCVEKTYAQLEVVAAGHTSFTTLKEGDTKAEVRAKNDCNSKELASQAMCGVGARDGCEGLAEVMGGMNHCREVASANAKVMPVPLNGMITPDKMMVETLLSEMSEINNDSLLVNGDIEDMNGDISDLDDFDNDLPPPPREVLEMECSMEPEAQTEHDLHDLAQVLSREATERRDSDSGSSEHAPLLQQPPDAQSNYPKDTFDENVDESIKYKRKVDNGHEYAESGYTESSQMEFREHLFNKSNDHAVDTVVYSEPEFSSSDISIKKSGGSPKSAIDMCQRTLKRTNNGMDHTVYELSPSESFCYSADNVQDDSKRLQEHSSNEAICRIGRSSSSLTEPTKKRQPLSRDTSVSFKKPLVVGPRGGERASVRVDMQPRDGEVEPADGEPLVTPNTHNSITSIPSNINLEDSRTYYKRKAADRGTLYCAIGGITVVAIIVFLLIYFA